A window from Glandiceps talaboti chromosome 15, keGlaTala1.1, whole genome shotgun sequence encodes these proteins:
- the LOC144446621 gene encoding uncharacterized protein LOC144446621, translating into MSSERSIIVSGIPAGVTRDQLEIHFQKRKNGGGDVASLIYPIRETPASDCAIVTFEAAEVAESVLRAPQQLQRVHLGTRPLSRQVFHNLTADIDHDLIRSIPEARNTLQWQFGLQCKENETYGEKYYTVRGNWFQIDAARRYLEELSGRGESHSSAKWTRDGAGASDAISSKIWRFMGSDHTEEELPSASAREKYTSRESGADSESWPLPKRTIGISDLEAAVEGAHGGAKALDEDIEGLLDDGDRIGRGGRGIDLLSEATVLSMVMDDFEEDGGDDSGGNHTSLQVDADVFRYLEIAHQESLKTIQDECNVDLKNDGGTTITSVVISPASSETAPGQVQRAKQQFVSIYESTFHNLKKYDLHVPEGISDQEKIELAALDTQTNVPDVLVKQEDASHYAIYGSGRSIEQAKRHFFDKLSVAMDSGRVKVRSWEADLSDKIRDMEPLTADEKPKPKEEIFESLLTKIREGASKIADEETPEDDGKSGVEEDEVDKIAREIKKATFPGIAADMPGASLMDNPQSDTVETSPRESTGEIRVEEDKSDELKEDEEGGEDGGHDTHKDEDDKEIHEDTKEEEKPDDAGLKESDSTETSKA; encoded by the exons ATGTCGAGCGAACGAAGTATAATTGTGTCCGGCATACCAGCTGGTGTTACACGAGATCAACTAGAAATCCATTTTCAGAAACGCAAGAATGGCGGCGGCGATGTTGCCAGCTTGATATACCCGATCAGAGAGACTCCGGCATCCGACTGTGCGATTGTTACATTTGAAGCGGCTGAAG TTGCAGAGAGCGTGTTGAGAGCGCCACAACAGCTGCAAAGAGTTCATCTGGGGACTCGACCTCTAAGTCGACAG GTATTCCACAACCTTACAGCAGATATCGATCATGATTTGATCAGATCCATTCCAGAAGCGAGAAATACTTTACAGTGGCAATTCGGACTGCAGTGTAAAGAGAACGAGACGTACGGAGAGAAATACTACACCGTCAGAGGAAACTGGTTCCAAATTGATGCCGCTCGTCGATACCTCGAGGAACTTAGTGGTCGAGGCGAATCACATTCTTCTGCCAAATGGACAAGAGATGGCGCTGGTGCGTCTGACGCCATTTCATCCAAGATCTGGCGATTTATGGGCTCTGATCATACGGAAGAAGAACTACCATCGGCGTCTGCACGTGAAAAGTATACATCAAGAGAGAGTGGCGCAGACAGTGAATCGTGGCCGTTACCGAAGAGAACAATCGGAATATCGGATCTAGAAGCTGCAGTAGAAGGGGCACATGGAGGAGCAAAAGCTTTAGATGAAGACATCGAAGGTCTCCTTGATGATGGCGATAGAATTGGAAGAGGAGGGCGGGGTATTGATTTATTGAGTGAAGCAACAGTACTTTCGATGGTAATGGACGATTTTGAAGAGGATGGAGGAGATGACTCAGGAGGAAACCATACAAGCCTGCAGGTTGATGCAGATGTTTTCCGATACTTAGAAATAGCACATCAAGAAAGCCTAAAGACAATCCAAGACGAATGTAATGTTGATTTGAAAAACGATGGAGGAACTACCATAACATCTGTGGTTATTTCTCCAGCCTCTTCTGAAACAGCTCCAGGTCAGGTCCAAAGGGCTAAACAACAGTTCGTCTCCATCTATGAAAGCACGTTTCATAATTTGAAGAAGTATGACCTGCACGTACCAGAAGGAATTAGCGACCAAGAGAAGATAGAACTAGCAGCACTGGATACTCAGACTAACGTACCAGATGTTTTGGTCAAGCAAGAGGATGCCAGTCACTATGCCATATATGGAAGTGGACGTTCAATTGAGCAGGCTAAGAGACATTTCTTTGACAAGCTCTCAGTCGCCATGGATTCTGGTCGAGTCAAGGTGCGCTCCTGGGAAGCCGATCTAAGTGACAAGATTAGAGATATGGAACCTCTGACTGCAGACGAAAAGCCTAAACcaaaagaagaaatatttgagTCTTTGCTTACCAAGATCAGAGAAGGTGCATCTAAGATTGCAGATGAAGAAACACCCGAAGATGATGGCAAGAGTGGCGTAGAAGAAGATGAAGTTGACAAGATAGCAAGAGAGATTAAAAAGGCCACATTTCCAGGAATTGCAGCAGATATGCCCGGAGCATCATTAATGGATAATCCCCAAAGCGATACAGTTGAAACTTCTCCTAGGGAATCGACGGGCGAAATTCGTGTCGAAGAAGATAAATCAGACGAGCTCAAAGAAGACGAAGAAGGAGGTGAGGATGGGGGACACGATACCCATAAAGATGAAGATGATAAAGAAATTCATGAGGATACGAAAGAGGAAGAGAAACCAGACGATGCAGGTTTAAAGGAAAGTGATAGCACTGAAACTTCAAAAGCTTGA
- the LOC144446751 gene encoding uncharacterized protein LOC144446751: protein MMNRCIVASGIPKNTTIKQLKNYFQEKQNGGGEVTNVVYPLDLDEVDTAVVTFANEETTQSVVMKRQMMSGHVIEVRPLLPKLKTYEVKATRELPKACLRSPSPKQPARSVDGGENKEPLMQEISCKTATTTQQQRPAKCTARMSTGGKVRKPRLLIRITSDAIPKTSPKQGEKLPHKKRTARMSTGGIPRQQQIALKHRKRRSRNTCS, encoded by the exons ATGATGAACCGTTGCATAGTGGCAAGTGGGATTCCAAAAAATACTACTATCAAACAACTGAAGAATTATTTTCAGGAAAAACAAAATGGTGGTGGGGAAGTGACCAATGTGGTATATCCGTTAGATTTGGATGAAGTTGATACTGctgttgttacctttgctaATGAAGAAA CTACACAGAGTGTCGTTATGAAAAGACAAATGATGTCTGGTCATGTTATAGAAGTGAGACCTCTTCTGCCAAAATTGAAG ACATATGAAGTTAAGGCTACGCGAGAGCTTCCAAAGGCTTGCCTAAGATCCCCATCACCTAAGCAACCTGCAAGGAGTGTGGATGGAGGGGAAAATAAAGAaccattaatgcaggaaatatcATGTAAGACGGCGACAACTACGCAACAACAAAGGCCTGCCAAATGCACAGCTAGAATGAGTACAGGAGGAAAAGTACGAAAGCCAAGGCTGTTGATCAGaattacaagtgatgcaataccAAAGACTAGCCCTAAACAGGGAGAAAAACTACCACATAAAAAACGTACAGCCAGAATGAGTACTGGTGGTATTCCAAGACAGCAGCAGATAGCACTCAAACATAGAAAGAGGAGAAGCAGGAACACTTGTTCGTAG
- the LOC144446221 gene encoding nociceptin receptor-like: MALVTSSFTVLTIAIERYFAVCKPLSHSMYRNSAPGSNRRKFMLVASTWLSGSLGSLIPLAALRSCELPSTPDTSRVAIAEVIFIVMCSIPLLTVVILYSAIMVKLYHTSKSLVAKERSSGARFVERQVVVLCLVITTIYIICISPTLTYITMHTLRIYLDIDLFPSQAVENCINLISVNLLLLNSSANPFIYNAVNANFRKAFKKTFFG, translated from the coding sequence ATGGCTCTAGTCACGTCATCATTTACCGTGCTTACGATCGCCATTGAGCGTTATTTTGCTGTATGTAAACCTCTAAGTCACAGCATGTATCGCAATTCTGCACCCGGCTCCAACCGAAGAAAGTTCATGCTTGTTGCTTCCACCTGGTTATCAGGATCATTGGGCAGTTTGATTCCGCTAGCTGCACTGCGATCATGCGAGTTACCGTCAACACCTGACACAAGTCGAGTGGCGATAGCTGAAGTGATTTTCATTGTGATGTGTTCCATCCCGCTTCTGACTGTTGTTATATTGTACTCGGCAATCATGGTGAAATTATACCATACTTCGAAGAGTCTGGTGGCAAAAGAACGAAGTAGTGGTGCCCGATTCGTGGAAAGACAAGTTGTAGTACTGTGTTTAGTGATCACAACCATCTACATCATTTGTATAAGTCCAACCCTCACTTACATCACCATGCACACCTTACGAATCTATTTAGATATTGATTTATTTCCTTCACAGGCAGTCGAGAACTGTATCAATCTTATTTCAGTTAACCTTTTACTTCTCAATTCATCTGCCAACCCTTTCATCTATAATGCTGTCAATGCTAACTTCAGAAAAGCCTTCAAGAAAACGTTCTTTGGTTAG